One genomic window of Megachile rotundata isolate GNS110a chromosome 12, iyMegRotu1, whole genome shotgun sequence includes the following:
- the rtv gene encoding QVR superfamily protein rtv, whose amino-acid sequence MHKNQSDETSLLRRCVNCRSRGELGSCKDPFTMNATEIEMEKGVDAVPCASGWCGKIIERHGLNNEYGTATQRLCFQRGPDDGEERCAYTVWNYKKVYMCLCFGDLCNGTTRLNISNGLIVATLAVLLRWFV is encoded by the exons atgcacAAGAATCAGTCTGACGAAACAA GTTTACTCCGAAGATGTGTGAATTGTAGATCAAGAGGAGAGTTAGGATCATGCAAGGATCCTTTCACTATGAACGCGACAGAGATCGAAATGGAAAAAGGGGTCGATGCTGTGCCCTGCGCTTCTGGATGGTGTGGTAAAATTATCGAGAGACACGGCTTAAATAATG AATACGGCACAGCCACTCAAAGACTATGCTTCCAACGTGGACCCGACGACGGTGAAGAAAGATGCGCCTACACGGTGTGGAATTATAAAAAGGTGTACATGTGTCTTTGTTTCGGAGATTTGTGCAACGGTACGACGAGATTAAATATTTCCAATGGACTGATCGTTGCAACACTCGCTGTATTACTTCGATGGTTCGTTTAA
- the LOC100877163 gene encoding uncharacterized protein LOC100877163 isoform X1, which yields MDNNSSYNRIYTNIDLSLVIKNFTTSDAGIYLCHGVEGQEVENKFNYRIEPIFKEHGVSYTEQGNITDWEKYREIYLASITTRFAVSQMSELAEIREAGVTLQVTSEWGPWGPCEHCVHNRGYKTSTGSCRLKRHIDMAIANKSDSSIVKFFRRSPSLPCKSILLEEEFPAISNAVRHLPEFILKETCKKCPREKKKKGRKFKYLKRYVLAEGAYLTVICPESTIDTQVSWKKDSITLEKGVQRSFRKLDPEARVIVDAFGTLYLIDVSTHEEGNYTCYVDAINMMQLKVTVVPKTRLLTQEFLRHLGYLGFIFLLCSICYCSGLVYTFRNREKFKVMQPENIATEDEEPLID from the exons ATGGACAATAATTCCTCTTACAATAGAATTTACACGAATATCGATCTATCTTTGGTGATAAAAAATTTCACGACCTCAGATGCTGGAATTTATTTGTGCCACGGGGTAGAAGGACAGGAAGTggaaaataaattcaattacaGAATCGAAC cTATCTTTAAAGAGCACGGAGTATCGTACACGGAACAGGGAAACATAACCGATTGGGAGAAGTATCGCGAAATATATTTAGCATCGATTACCACGCGATTTGCT GTCTCCCAAATGTCTGAGTTGGCTGAAATTCGAGAGGCCGGTGTAACGCTGCAGGTAACTTCTGAATGGGGACCATGGGGTCCATGTGAACATTGCGTTCATAACCGTGGATATAAAACAAGCACTGGAAGTTGTCGATTAAAACGACATATAGACATG GCGATTGCCAACAAAAGCGATTCCTCAATAGTCAAATTTTTTCGAAGATCCCCTTCCTTGCCTTGCAA atCAATTCTACTCGAAGAAGAATTCCCTGCTATCAGCAACGCGGTTCGTCATTTGCCGGAATTCATACTGAAGGAAACGTGCAAGAAATGTCCGcgcgagaagaagaagaagggtcGAAAGTTCAAATACCTTAAGCGATATGTACTCGCCGAAGGAGCTTATCTTACCGTCATTTGCCCAGA GTCGACCATCGATACGCAGGTATCGTGGAAAAAGGATTCGATTACATTGGAAAAAGGTGTGCAACGATCTTTTCGTAAATTAGACCCGGAGGCACGTGTGATAGTGGACGCTTTTGGAACACTTTATCTCATAG ATGTTTCAACCCATGAAGAAGGGAACTACACGTGCTACGTCGATGCAATTAACATGATGCAATTAAAAGTCACCGTAGTTCCTAAAACTAGACTGCTAACGCAGG aatttctaCGCCACTTGGGATATCTAGGATTTATATTCCTACTTTGTTCAATTTGCTACTGCAGTGGCTTGGTTTACACATTTAGAAACAGAGAGAAGTTTAAAGTAATGCAACCTGAAAACATCGCAACCGAAGACGAAGAACCACTGatcgattaa
- the LOC100877163 gene encoding uncharacterized protein LOC100877163 isoform X2, producing MLQTCYFWLLIMTSVKTDNIVSIETSVAPAKYCRNKERLITTEENDEYLLISTELDTIVVLECRFCNDKEERQSKIWYYQDRYRENPEKEVELGMDNNSSYNRIYTNIDLSLVIKNFTTSDAGIYLCHGVEGQEVENKFNYRIEPIFKEHGVSYTEQGNITDWEKYREIYLASITTRFAVSQMSELAEIREAGVTLQVTSEWGPWGPCEHCVHNRGYKTSTGSCRLKRHIDMAIANKSDSSIVKFFRRSPSLPCKSILLEEEFPAISNAVRHLPEFILKETCKKCPREKKKKGRKFKYLKRYVLAEGAYLTVICPESTIDTQVSWKKDSITLEKGVQRSFRKLDPEARVIVDAFGTLYLIDVSTHEEGNYTCYVDAINMMQLKVTVVPKTRLLTQEFLRHLGYLGFIFLLCSICYCSGLVYTFRNREKFKVMQPENIATEDEEPLID from the exons ATGTTACAAACATGTTATTTTTGGTTATTAATAATGACGTCGGTTAAGACCGACAATATTGTCTCGATCGAAACATCTGTGGCACCCGCCAAATACTGCCGAAATAAAGAAAGATTAATAACGACCGAAGAAAACGACGAATATTTGCTTATTAGTACCGAACTCGACACGATCGTTGTTTTGGAATGTCGATTTTG CAACGATAAAGAGGAGAGACAGTCAAAAATTTGGTACTATCAAGATCGCTACAGAGAAAATCCTGAAAAGGAAGTGGAATTAGGAATGGACAATAATTCCTCTTACAATAGAATTTACACGAATATCGATCTATCTTTGGTGATAAAAAATTTCACGACCTCAGATGCTGGAATTTATTTGTGCCACGGGGTAGAAGGACAGGAAGTggaaaataaattcaattacaGAATCGAAC cTATCTTTAAAGAGCACGGAGTATCGTACACGGAACAGGGAAACATAACCGATTGGGAGAAGTATCGCGAAATATATTTAGCATCGATTACCACGCGATTTGCT GTCTCCCAAATGTCTGAGTTGGCTGAAATTCGAGAGGCCGGTGTAACGCTGCAGGTAACTTCTGAATGGGGACCATGGGGTCCATGTGAACATTGCGTTCATAACCGTGGATATAAAACAAGCACTGGAAGTTGTCGATTAAAACGACATATAGACATG GCGATTGCCAACAAAAGCGATTCCTCAATAGTCAAATTTTTTCGAAGATCCCCTTCCTTGCCTTGCAA atCAATTCTACTCGAAGAAGAATTCCCTGCTATCAGCAACGCGGTTCGTCATTTGCCGGAATTCATACTGAAGGAAACGTGCAAGAAATGTCCGcgcgagaagaagaagaagggtcGAAAGTTCAAATACCTTAAGCGATATGTACTCGCCGAAGGAGCTTATCTTACCGTCATTTGCCCAGA GTCGACCATCGATACGCAGGTATCGTGGAAAAAGGATTCGATTACATTGGAAAAAGGTGTGCAACGATCTTTTCGTAAATTAGACCCGGAGGCACGTGTGATAGTGGACGCTTTTGGAACACTTTATCTCATAG ATGTTTCAACCCATGAAGAAGGGAACTACACGTGCTACGTCGATGCAATTAACATGATGCAATTAAAAGTCACCGTAGTTCCTAAAACTAGACTGCTAACGCAGG aatttctaCGCCACTTGGGATATCTAGGATTTATATTCCTACTTTGTTCAATTTGCTACTGCAGTGGCTTGGTTTACACATTTAGAAACAGAGAGAAGTTTAAAGTAATGCAACCTGAAAACATCGCAACCGAAGACGAAGAACCACTGatcgattaa
- the LOC100877054 gene encoding protein lin-9 homolog isoform X2, whose amino-acid sequence MADVIESESAETLLSMKNDGYPSVDEIKTELIDDDTMDMDDQQISNNSTDSHMDTEECDPLTELGPAALGLQRVGTQPPPKPNPPTQPVQVLNRRGMPARIRKKNKLFYDDILVNHPHHRIKKDSLHPDNKQSPKKVTRPSPAKKHNRISNEPKKNNNILTQSLTPTMTPIKQEKEPDKPMQPSSPDRKIGQKIGMRLRNLLKLPKAHKWVCYEWFYSNIDKTLFEGDNDFMICLKESFPQLKTRKLTRVEWCKIRRMMGKPRRCSQSFFEEERRELERKRQKIRMLQQRKAADINSFKDLPPEIPLQLVIGTKVTARLRKPQDGLFTGSIDAVDTSNNTYRITFERAGLGTHSVPDYEVLSNEPPETISVASFAQKFRPRHVQYVPSPPYAMKLMSPRLNSDPLISNASVSLPKKSHIGGTMNGYPLKLLEFMVKVSKILSAKKIKIKKLREMNSEAEKRRSFGESLPPDFERRYAGIVVELEKMNTALQDFLNDVQELCQEMAPEPSVAAMLAPSHLREKCRQEAADMVNRNNVINDKEPGKMTQLVTDLTALMLQVKSLSDSDRNAYELKVLQGTMEQIRSKLSPQNQQVFQNCVEIHMQHIQLGLGQRGALTPFMAQRA is encoded by the exons ATGGCGGACGTGATTGAAA GTGAATCTGCAGAAACATTATTATCCATGAAAAATGATGGATATCCATCGGTCGACGAAATTAAAACCGAGTTGATCGATGATGATACGATGGACATGGATGACcaacaaatttcaaataattcaactGATTCACATATGGATACAGAAGAATGTGATCCATTAACTGAACTAGGTCCTGCTGCTTTAGGACTTCAAAGAGTAGGAACTCAACCTCCACCAAAACCGAATCCTCCTACTCAGCCTGTGCAAGTTTTGAATCGGAGAGGAATGCCAGCAAGaataaggaaaaagaataaactaTTTTATGATGATATATTAGTTAATCATCCACACCACAG AATCAAAAAGGATTCATTACATCCAGATAATAAGCAGTCTCCAAAAAAAGTAACTAGACCATCTCCTGCAAAGAAACACAACAGAATATCTAATGAaccaaaaaagaataataatatattaactcAGTCCTTAACACCTACAATGACACCAATTAAACAAGAAAAAGAACCTGACAAACCAATGCAACCTTCGTCTCCAGACCGTAAAATTGGGCAAAAGATTGGTATGAGATTGAGGAACTTGTTAAAATTACCAAAAGCTCACAAATGGGTTTGTTATGAATGGTTTTACAGTAACATTGATAA AACACtttttgaaggtgataatgatTTTATGATATGTTTAAAAGAATCGTTTCCGCAATTGAAAACCCGAAAATTAACGCGCGTTGAATGGTGCAAAATCAGAAGAATGATGGGTAAGCCACGAAGATGTTCTCAGTCATTTTTTGAGGAAGAAAGACGAGAATTGGAAAGGAAAAGACAAAAAATTCGAATGTTGCAACAAAGGAAAGCAGCAGATATTAACAGTTTCAAAGATCTACCACCAGAAATACCGTTACAATTAGTAATAGGTACCAAAGTTACAGCAAGACTGAGAAAACCACAAGATGGATTATTTACTGGAAGTATTGATGCTGTGGATACTAGCAATAACACTTATAGGATAACGTTTGAACGTGCTGGACTTGGAACACATAGTGTTCCAGACTATGAAGTACTG TCAAACGAACCACCAGAAACAATAAGTGTTGCCTCGTTTGCACAAAAGTTCAGACCCAGACACGTGCAATATGTACCATCTCCGCCGTACGCGATGAAATTAATGTCGCCGCGTTTAAATAGTGATCCTTTAATATCAAATGCTTCCGTGTCTTTACCAAAGAAATCTCATATTGGTGGAACAATGAATGGTTATCctttaaaattattagaatttatgGTTAAAGTAAGTAAAATATTATCTGCtaaaaaaataaagattaaaaagttaagagaaatgaatagtGAAGCAGAAAAGCGGCGATCTTTTGGAGAATCACTACCACCAGATTTTGAAAGAAGATATGCGGG AATCGTGGTTGAGCTAGAAAAAATGAATACTGCTCTCCAAGATTTTCTAAACGATGTCCAAGAACTATGTCAGGAAATGGCTCCTGAACCTAGTGTGGCAGCCATGTTGGCACCATCTCACCTTCGTGAAAAGTGCAGACAAGAAGCGGCTGATATGGTTAATAGAAATAATGTTATCAACGATAAAGAACCTGGAAAAATGACACAATTAGTTACAGATTTGACGGCTCTTATGCTTCAAGTAAAG AGTTTATCCGATTCAGATCGAAATGCATATGAATTGAAAGTATTGCAAGGGACTATGGAACAGATACGCTCCAAATTAAGTCCACAAAACCAACAAGTATTTCAGAACTGTGTCGAAATACACATGCAACATATACAGTTAGGTCTTGGGCAAAGAGGTGCCCTAACACCATTTATGGCCCAAAGGGCTtag
- the LOC100877054 gene encoding protein lin-9 homolog isoform X1 has protein sequence MMILQEHTMCESAETLLSMKNDGYPSVDEIKTELIDDDTMDMDDQQISNNSTDSHMDTEECDPLTELGPAALGLQRVGTQPPPKPNPPTQPVQVLNRRGMPARIRKKNKLFYDDILVNHPHHRIKKDSLHPDNKQSPKKVTRPSPAKKHNRISNEPKKNNNILTQSLTPTMTPIKQEKEPDKPMQPSSPDRKIGQKIGMRLRNLLKLPKAHKWVCYEWFYSNIDKTLFEGDNDFMICLKESFPQLKTRKLTRVEWCKIRRMMGKPRRCSQSFFEEERRELERKRQKIRMLQQRKAADINSFKDLPPEIPLQLVIGTKVTARLRKPQDGLFTGSIDAVDTSNNTYRITFERAGLGTHSVPDYEVLSNEPPETISVASFAQKFRPRHVQYVPSPPYAMKLMSPRLNSDPLISNASVSLPKKSHIGGTMNGYPLKLLEFMVKVSKILSAKKIKIKKLREMNSEAEKRRSFGESLPPDFERRYAGIVVELEKMNTALQDFLNDVQELCQEMAPEPSVAAMLAPSHLREKCRQEAADMVNRNNVINDKEPGKMTQLVTDLTALMLQVKSLSDSDRNAYELKVLQGTMEQIRSKLSPQNQQVFQNCVEIHMQHIQLGLGQRGALTPFMAQRA, from the exons ATGATGATTCTTCAAGAGCATACTATGT GTGAATCTGCAGAAACATTATTATCCATGAAAAATGATGGATATCCATCGGTCGACGAAATTAAAACCGAGTTGATCGATGATGATACGATGGACATGGATGACcaacaaatttcaaataattcaactGATTCACATATGGATACAGAAGAATGTGATCCATTAACTGAACTAGGTCCTGCTGCTTTAGGACTTCAAAGAGTAGGAACTCAACCTCCACCAAAACCGAATCCTCCTACTCAGCCTGTGCAAGTTTTGAATCGGAGAGGAATGCCAGCAAGaataaggaaaaagaataaactaTTTTATGATGATATATTAGTTAATCATCCACACCACAG AATCAAAAAGGATTCATTACATCCAGATAATAAGCAGTCTCCAAAAAAAGTAACTAGACCATCTCCTGCAAAGAAACACAACAGAATATCTAATGAaccaaaaaagaataataatatattaactcAGTCCTTAACACCTACAATGACACCAATTAAACAAGAAAAAGAACCTGACAAACCAATGCAACCTTCGTCTCCAGACCGTAAAATTGGGCAAAAGATTGGTATGAGATTGAGGAACTTGTTAAAATTACCAAAAGCTCACAAATGGGTTTGTTATGAATGGTTTTACAGTAACATTGATAA AACACtttttgaaggtgataatgatTTTATGATATGTTTAAAAGAATCGTTTCCGCAATTGAAAACCCGAAAATTAACGCGCGTTGAATGGTGCAAAATCAGAAGAATGATGGGTAAGCCACGAAGATGTTCTCAGTCATTTTTTGAGGAAGAAAGACGAGAATTGGAAAGGAAAAGACAAAAAATTCGAATGTTGCAACAAAGGAAAGCAGCAGATATTAACAGTTTCAAAGATCTACCACCAGAAATACCGTTACAATTAGTAATAGGTACCAAAGTTACAGCAAGACTGAGAAAACCACAAGATGGATTATTTACTGGAAGTATTGATGCTGTGGATACTAGCAATAACACTTATAGGATAACGTTTGAACGTGCTGGACTTGGAACACATAGTGTTCCAGACTATGAAGTACTG TCAAACGAACCACCAGAAACAATAAGTGTTGCCTCGTTTGCACAAAAGTTCAGACCCAGACACGTGCAATATGTACCATCTCCGCCGTACGCGATGAAATTAATGTCGCCGCGTTTAAATAGTGATCCTTTAATATCAAATGCTTCCGTGTCTTTACCAAAGAAATCTCATATTGGTGGAACAATGAATGGTTATCctttaaaattattagaatttatgGTTAAAGTAAGTAAAATATTATCTGCtaaaaaaataaagattaaaaagttaagagaaatgaatagtGAAGCAGAAAAGCGGCGATCTTTTGGAGAATCACTACCACCAGATTTTGAAAGAAGATATGCGGG AATCGTGGTTGAGCTAGAAAAAATGAATACTGCTCTCCAAGATTTTCTAAACGATGTCCAAGAACTATGTCAGGAAATGGCTCCTGAACCTAGTGTGGCAGCCATGTTGGCACCATCTCACCTTCGTGAAAAGTGCAGACAAGAAGCGGCTGATATGGTTAATAGAAATAATGTTATCAACGATAAAGAACCTGGAAAAATGACACAATTAGTTACAGATTTGACGGCTCTTATGCTTCAAGTAAAG AGTTTATCCGATTCAGATCGAAATGCATATGAATTGAAAGTATTGCAAGGGACTATGGAACAGATACGCTCCAAATTAAGTCCACAAAACCAACAAGTATTTCAGAACTGTGTCGAAATACACATGCAACATATACAGTTAGGTCTTGGGCAAAGAGGTGCCCTAACACCATTTATGGCCCAAAGGGCTtag
- the Nup50 gene encoding nuclear pore complex protein Nup50: MASKRSATTELNHDNWDEGECPEEAGTFKKAADDVLEKRVVKRAKRRLQSGEDGTRSAFGTFTGFKTSPNTSNTSLFTFLTNSSTNANANDTSLKTQANISKAPTNSEAPKSNENGTNKKESSEIQTSLSASTNKKSAPDQEDQNKTKKSSEYFAKLKGLNESVAQWIKTHVDANPFCILTPIFKDYEKYLKDIESKHGNEMERGFHVTDQAQPTLTNDSKDAANTEKKLDTTSFGGINTKPTVSTTEWKTDKSIFGNINTGSKSIFGKSEHTVDSNKSIFSNTDQTSDAPKSVFGNIDQKPGTKNIFGSMNYEKNPFLSKSSLPDNKSDEQESKSDAKTTATSTFSATNTSTFCFGQSSTTTNTSTGFSFGSAKPFTFGAQAVKPQDTEENEEKEDEDDEPPKTDFKLVTEEGAIYQQRCKVFVKKDGSFSDRGIGTLFLKPTPNDKTQLLVRAETSLGNLLLNTLLTESIPTKRMNKNTIMLVCLPKPESTPPPVPVLLRVKTEEDADALFEALNKHKK; the protein is encoded by the exons ATGGCTAGCAAGAGGTCTGCAACCACAGAATTAAATCACGATAATTGGGATGAAGGAGAATGTCCCGAAGAAGCAGGAACTTTTAAAAAGGCAGCTGATGATGTGCTTGAGAAAAGAGTTGTAAAAAGAGCTAAGCGCCGCTTGCAAAGTGGAGAA GATGGTACCAGAAGTGCGTTTGGTACATTTACAGGTTTTAAAACGTCGCCCAATACATCTAATACATCATTATTTACATTCTTAACTAATAGTAGTACTAATGCTAATGCTAATGATACTTCCTTAAAAACACAAGCAAATATCAGCAAAGCTCCCACAAATAGCGAAGCTCCCAAAAGTAATGAAAATGGcacaaataaaaaagaaagttcgGAAATACAAACATCATTGAGTGCATCCACAAATAAAAAAAGTGCTCCTGATCAAGAAGatcaaaataaaactaaaaagtCTTCAGAATATTTTGCTAAGTTGAAAGGTTTAAATGAAAGCGTGGCACAGTGGATTAAAACACATGTTGATGCTAATCCGTTTTGTATTTTAACACCTATTTTTAAAGATTATGAAAAATATCTTAAAGACATTGAATCAAAACATGGAAATGAAATGGAGAGGGGATTTCATGTAACAGATCAAGCACAACCTACCCTTACTAATGATAGTAAGGATGCTGCAAACACTGAAAAGAAACTAGATACTACCTCATTTGGTGGAATAAATACAAAACCTACTGTCAGTACGACAGAATGGAAAACTGACAAATCAATTTTTGGCAATATTAATACAGGCTCAAAGTCCATATTTGGAAAATCAGAACATACTGTAGATAGTAATAAATCCATATTTAGTAATACAGACCAAACTTCAGATGCACCTAAATCTGTATTTGGTAACATTGATCAAAAACCTGgtactaaaaatatatttggaagTATGAATTATGAAAAGAATCCATTTTTGAGTAAATCATCATTACCAGATAATAAATCTGATGAACAAGAATCAAAATCAGATGCAAAAACTACTGCTACCAGCACCTTTTCTGCAACAAATACTAGTACCTTCTGTTTTGGTCAAAGTTCCACTACTACCAATACATCAACTGGTTTTAGTTTTGGAag CGCGAAACCCTTCACTTTTGGAGCCCAAGCTGTAAAACCACAAGATActgaagaaaatgaagaaaaagaagatgaaGACGACGAACCGCCAAAAACAGACTTTAAACTAGTAACCGAAGAAGGTGCCATATATCAACAAag GTGTAAAGTGTTTGTTAAAAAAGATGGTAGCTTTAGCGACAGGGGTATTGGAACATTGTTTTTAAAGCCAACGCCAAACGATAAAACACAGCTATTAGTACGCGCCGAAACTTCTTTGGGAAATTTATTGCTCAATACTTTATTAACCGAGAGTATTCCAACAAAACGTAtgaacaaaaatacaataatgtTGGTTTGCTTACCAAAACCTGAATCAACACCACCTCCAGTACCAGTTTTGTTAAGAGTAAAAACAGAGGAAGATGCTGATGCATTGTTTGAGGCActtaataaacataaaaaataa